DNA sequence from the Acidobacteriota bacterium genome:
GCAGAGGAGCCGTACGTTCGCGAGGGACAGACTGCCCGAACCCTCATCCAATCGCCTGACCTGCGTCTCGTGATCGTCGCGCTCGAGGCCGGCAAGACGATCTCTGAACACCACACCCACGTAACCGCGTCGGTCCAGACCCTGTCCGGGCACATCCGCGTGCAACTCCCCGAGCGGGTT
Encoded proteins:
- a CDS encoding cupin domain-containing protein, encoding MAQALRAEEPYVREGQTARTLIQSPDLRLVIVALEAGKTISEHHTHVTASVQTLSGHIRVQLPERVVDVPAGQLLVLGAGLSHDVYAETDRTFVLTLGWPPNR